The genomic window CTTCCGCCGGGCTTTGAGCTCCCTTAGCTGTGGAGCAGTAGCTTTATGGTCAAATGATGCGCCGAAAGAGAAGCTGGTGACCGCGTCAAGCGCAGCGTAGAAGATGTCCTTTTCCGCGTCAAACGGCCGCCCGTTGGCAATGTCACATTTGTTTTGCCAGAGATGGAGCAAATCCAGAGCGTTCGAGTAAATTGCTGGGGCGGCCACGTTTTTCAGAAACGCAGGAAGCATGAGATCCTGAAGCAGGCGCCGATGTCCCTTCCATACACTGTTAGAAGGAAAGTGGATGTGTCCGAGAGGCGCCAGTCCAGCGAAGATGTCAGCCCAGTACGGGGAACGGTCAAATTCCCTGGCTCGGCGGAGGCATATGTCTTGTGACTCCTGGAAATCTGCAATGACAACCCATGGTTTGCTAAAAGGTCGGACGAAGGCCTGGAAAATAGGGCTgttgtgcttcttgatctggcGCGAAAGCCAGAGACCGACCTCGCCAGTTTCGAGGAAGAACTTTGTCAATTCCGGTCCATCGCCGAAAAGACTCTTGACGGCAGATTTGTTGTAAGGAATTCCTGGAAACGGCCTTGGAAGAAGTGACCGGTAGATTGCGTGCAAAACGATCAAGAAGAGACCCCCAAAGATGGTGTAGAGGGCAGTTGGACGATTAACTGAGAACCCAATCTCCGCTTGATCGAGGATGTGTGTCTTCTCCATTGTGTGGCGCTGTGATTTGAAGTGCAAGGTGACAATGCTGAACCAGTTGTGTCCAAACTAGATTGATGAAAGTGCTGCTGCATGTGGTTGTTGTCTGTCAACTACACTTAGATCAAGTCTTTCCTTTATCCATTCCGCAGGTACGATGAGCCAACGTCCGTTGCGACCTTTGTCGGCCATCCGGGCTTCTCAGATTCCGCAGCCAGGAAGTTTCAGTGACGTAACCCTTTTTAGCCATTACATCTCTTCTTTCGAGCGCAAGCAGCGTTAGCCAAAGCTCACATGAGCCCGGAGTCCGCAAGGCCCGGGCGTAACCCGCGGATCCCGTCACATTGggggcaaggtcaagacgcATTGTTTCATGATGAACATCTACTACGGTGTGTACGTGCAAAGTAGGCCGGCACATGGATGATCTGATTGGCTGAGCTCCGGCAGCTGCCGGAGGGACCTGTGAGAAGCCCCTCTTATGAGTTAATTGGCACGGTGAATATGGGGAAAAGTGGGACCTGTTGTGTAAAGGGGGGGCACCTATTTGACCTTGATACTGTAGTAGCggtaagaagaagaggactAAGGGGTAGACGGAGCCCGCGGAAATCTTGGCGAGTAGGCCCGGCCAGTTTACTAATGGCAAGCATGCCGTCGAGATGCTGTGGAGAAAGAAACACATCCATAGCACAGTTGCCCTAAATGATGCTCATACTCTTTGTTAGAACTAGCTTCGATCCCCTGCTAAATAAATATTCTATTACTGAAAGTATGCGATCAGTTTCGGCATTACGGAGGTCGCGGGACTCTGACCTACCAGGTGGCAAGCAAACACATAGAGCGGCAGGGGCTGAGAGGTAATTACTTGAACTCCACTTGTGATCGACACCTTGTACAGGCACCAAGTATGATAGCTGTTGTTCTCGAGAATTTCGACGGAAAATTGTTCAATATTACAGGCGTCTCCTTGCAGCACTGGAGCTATGTCTCGCCTCATAAACAGCCCCAAGATGATGATACAATATTGCCCCTCCTTACTACCAAGGTAGCCAACCTCTAGCCGATCTAACATACACGAACAAATATACCAAGGCATAGTTGGTAACCGTAAAGAGAGCAAAGATGCCCAGATAAGGCCAACCAACAGCCTTGTCAAGACTGATAGAATCTAAATACTAACAAGCCGTCAGTCCTGGTGCAAGTTAAGGGTAGATTGAAGCAGCTACTTACGTCCTCACCGGCGGCGTACTGGCAGTAGCCACAATCGCCAAAAGCTGAAGGGTTTTCCAAGTACCCTTTACTGCCCGAAAGCCAGTCATTGGCATACTCGCCGCATGTTGTGTTGGGAGGCGCTTCAAAGCGGATCAACTCTGAGTCAAGGCATCTGACAGAGACCCTGCCGAGAATCATTGCCACAATCCCTGAGATCCAGTAGGTGAACGGCCCAATGTAATACATCGTGTAGCGCCACACAGCAGGCATGAGCTCCTTCGGCTGCAGGACACCGTTGAAAAACTCGCACATAACGACAAAGAACGGCATTATGTTGGCAGCCATGTGTTTATCAGTGCTGCAAATTGTCAGTCTCAGTGTCATTCCGGCCAGGTATCTACGGACACCCATGGGACGTTACCTTAGCGCTACGATCCACTGTCCCCATGAAGTCGAGAAGAGATGAAACATCATCATGAGGAATGTGTATCCTGCCGGCTCCCTAAGCGGGAGGCCCACGATGAAATAGAACAAGACGAAAAAAGAGCACTCCTCCGGCAAGGGCATAAGGAATCTCGGCCATGACATTCGCTGTTGTGAAGGCGACCCAGCCGTAAATTCGGCCCGGGTATTCCCGCCCGAGCCACACGCTCCTGTTGTCATCAAACATCATTGCGCATGCATTGATGAACTCAGGAATGATCATCAAGATCGGGAAGCATGAGAAGATGCGGTACTGCATATCGGCCCGCGTGTTGCCCAGTCTCAGGAAAATCAACCCATTCAGGAGCGAGTGGGCGAAGGAGCAGTACAGAAAGGCTAACAGAGCGGGGGACCAGAAGTGAGCACTGGGTTGTAGTCTCTAAAGATGTCTACATACCGAGTGATTTTTCGTTACAGCTTTCCATCGTCCGATTCTGATATTCAACCCCATACCATGCAACGTTGCCATTGTTGAGTCCCGTTCGGGTTATCCGACGCAACTTAGTTGGCGTCTGTCGGTTTATCCGCCAGGCTCCCTGTCAGCCCCCTCCTACTCCCTTTGGAGGAAAGGTGAATCAATCACGAGAATCCGATGTCACCGGGAACCTAGAGATAAGCCCCTTGGCGTCCCATGGGGAAGTGGGAAATAGTGGGGGACCATCATGACCATCGGGAGCATGTCGGGATGGGAATGAGGGGATGCAACATACAAACATGATATAAATCAAGGTATTTTCCACAACGATACCTGGTCGTTAGCTCGCAGTGGAAGTCTCAAGTCGCATCGAGATGAACTCAAAATGCGTCTCTCGCTCCTAACCCTCTCGACTTTTGTCGTTTTGTCAGCTGCTTCGATCCTCCCAGGTATCCCCACGGCCAATTTTACTCCCCGGGAACATGCCAAGGCGGTTGAATTCTCCTCATTCACTTCCATTATTGTCGATGCGAAATACGCCAATGTCCGTGACAACAATGGGCAGACGCTGATCCCCCCCTCGTTGGCCGAGTTTGCTGAAACCTTTGCCGATGACTTATCGTCTTTGGGCTTCAAGCTGTCGACAAAAGTGGGTTCCAAGCCTCGTCCGGGGACTATCTTCCTGACACTCGGCCAAACAAGCGACTACCTGGATGTCGCCGACCGAGAGACCTCTGAGGGCTACTCGATCGATGTTGATAAGTCCATCACAGTGAAAGGTGCCAGTCCGCTGGGTGTTTGGTGGGGGACTCGAACCATACTTCAACAGATTTTACTTGCAGATGGAAAATTGCTGTCTGGGAGTATTCACGATAGTCCCGCATGGGGATCTCGTGGCATGATGGTAAGCCTCGTGATATAAACATCCCACGAACTAGAACCCTCTCACTGACACACTGTTAGCTCGATGCAGCTCGACAGTACTATCCTCCCAGCTTCATCGTGGAGCTCTGCTCATACATGTCCTTCTTCAAACAAAATACTCTCCACCTTCATCTCAGCGATAACCTCTGGAACAACCCAGAACTCTTTGACTTTGAAGAACAGATGAGGCTATACGCCACCTTCCGGCTGTACTCTGACGACCCGCGAGTCAAAGGTTTAAACAAGAGGCCAGAGGAGTCTTATACTCGCCAGGTGTTTGACGATATCCAGTCCAAGTGTGCTGCCCGTGGAGTCACTATCCTGCCCGAGATCGAGGCCCCTGGCCATGCTTTAGTCTTTTCGCAGTGGAAACCTCAGATTGGCATGTCTTCTGACTACACGCTGCTCAACATCACCCATCCGGAAACCATCCCGGCTGTCAAGACGGTGTGGAAGGTGTTTTTACCGTGGTTCCACAGCAAGACCGTCTCCATCGGTGCAGACGAATACAGGGACAGCAGCCTCGACGAAAAGTAAGCAGAGAGCCTTCAGCCTCCTGAGCAGGTCACTAATTCTGTATCCAGTGCTCTAACAGCCGAGTATGAGCGGTTCGTAAACGAACTGGACCATTTCATCACTCAGGAATCCGGAAAGAAAATCCGCATCTGGGGAACCtttcctccatcttcaggcAGCCACGTGGACAAGTCAGTCTCGATCCAGCA from Fusarium keratoplasticum isolate Fu6.1 chromosome 10, whole genome shotgun sequence includes these protein-coding regions:
- a CDS encoding Cytochrome P450 monooxygenase, with protein sequence MPFFVVMCEFFNGVLQPKELMPAVWRYTMYYIGPFTYWISGIVAMILGRVSVRCLDSELIRFEAPPNTTCGEYANDWLSGSKGYLENPSAFGDCGYCQYAAGEDYLDSISLDKAVGWPYLGIFALFTVTNYALFGHNWFSIVTLHFKSQRHTMEKTHILDQAEIGFSVNRPTALYTIFGGLFLIVLHAIYRSLLPRPFPGIPYNKSAVKSLFGDGPELTKFFLETGEVGLWLSRQIKKHNSPIFQAFVRPFSKPWVVIADFQESQDICLRRAREFDRSPYWADIFAGLAPLGHIHFPSNSVWKGHRRLLQDLMLPAFLKNVAAPAIYSNALDLLHLWQNKCDIANGRPFDAEKDIFYAALDAVTSFSFGASFDHKATAPQLRELKARRKSITMLQESITSRDAEIKFPKAHIGDELQAVLTSTEAVEGQNSTLFPRIKWWRRETFEPGLRNACNIKRELCRKEIFKAVTQLEKHGDDENWARSAIDLMVRREKLTAAKEGREPQYYTDHMIDEVFVLIVAGHDTTSTTIVWGIKFLADHQDAQRKLRAALQVAHPDAFAEKRNPTTAEIMRPNVSPYLDATIEEIVRLSGTSDGIQRVATVDTEILGHPIPKGTELWLLGMGPSMLEPAFKIDDKLRSESSQKVGVEGRVRAWDETSDMAAFTPERWIQDENGKPTFDALSGPSLTFGLGTRGCYGRKLAYVEMRLIFTLIIWNFELLPCPPELSGYEAITGVTRKPQKAYARLQKVIL
- a CDS encoding Beta-N-acetylhexosaminidase, yielding MRLSLLTLSTFVVLSAASILPGIPTANFTPREHAKAVEFSSFTSIIVDAKYANVRDNNGQTLIPPSLAEFAETFADDLSSLGFKLSTKVGSKPRPGTIFLTLGQTSDYLDVADRETSEGYSIDVDKSITVKGASPLGVWWGTRTILQQILLADGKLLSGSIHDSPAWGSRGMMVSLLDAARQYYPPSFIVELCSYMSFFKQNTLHLHLSDNLWNNPELFDFEEQMRLYATFRLYSDDPRVKGLNKRPEESYTRQVFDDIQSKCAARGVTILPEIEAPGHALVFSQWKPQIGMSSDYTLLNITHPETIPAVKTVWKVFLPWFHSKTVSIGADEYRDSSLDENALTAEYERFVNELDHFITQESGKKIRIWGTFPPSSGSHVDKSVSIQHWANFEAHAVTDWLANDYNVLNSGDDLYVVSKWSSGYPQALNQTFIFHGSPDGSTFAPNIFDPTNETENTARDDPRIEGHIAPLWTDWGPNSTTIFETYYSWRDGLPALADKQWGGKLTKEEYPSLFDALHPFVPDQNLDRRIPSRGSTILEYDFTKNSRQGIVKDKSGNGYDAKSSCKSTQRGVRLSRSCKVTTPLSSKGRDYTFSFSINPTSKKTGPIFTGPDSSLWAGHGSTPNITLVADDSAYTLNYTFPLNKWTNAKLIGKGPRTFLTVDDLEPMEFLTKIGIRGRRYVWDKIAVEAPLNVIGGGDFEGILGHVKLEDYA